Below is a window of Oxyura jamaicensis isolate SHBP4307 breed ruddy duck chromosome 22 unlocalized genomic scaffold, BPBGC_Ojam_1.0 oxy22_random_OJ109, whole genome shotgun sequence DNA.
GGGGGGGGGGTGACAAGCTGCCCGCCCCAGCCAGGAGGTGGAGGGGACATCCCCATCTCCCCCCACCACACAATTCCTCCCTGATCTGCTCCAaaccagcagctctcctgccccCAAACCTCGCCGACCCGCTCCAAAATCCCAAACCAGCCGCCAGTTTTTAATCCGGGATGCGCGGCACCTGCCCAAACGCCCCCCAAACCCTTGGGTTTTTGGGGTCCGGCTGCatggccccggcccccccctgccccacagggcTCCGATGGCCACGCCGCAGCCCGCTGTGGCTCACGTGGCACGTAATCTGGGATTAGAATGGGATTAGCCTGCTCATCCCACACGCGGAGGGGCCGACGGGGACCCAGTGGGGCCTGGGCTCACGGCGTGGCTCAGgagatccccccccccccccccccgaggagCCCCCAAATCTCCCAGCACCTTGGGACACCCTGTCCTGGGTCCCTGGGGACCCCGAGGCCACCGCAGCGTGCCACCTGCCCGGGATGAGGTcgggggctccccggggccgAGGTGGCAGCTGGTGGCCCCGGTTTTACCGGGCTTAGCCCTGCCTGACCACCGGCCCCGCACGCCCACGGCCCCCCAGCGGGGTTGGGGTGCCCCATACAGGAGCCACCGCGGGGTCGGGGGGGGGCCAAAATTGCAGGGTGCGCCCCCAAAAACCACAACGAGACCCCAAATGCCATGGTGGGGAGCATCAACCCCATCGCATCCAGCACCCCTGGGAGCGGGGTATGAgttgtgtgtccccccccccccaaacacagTGCTGAGACCCCCCCAGACTCACTCCACAGGTGGGGCTGGGAGCGTCCAGGCTCCTCCTCCCGTGGTGGTGCCAAtgccgctgtccccagggagggaCAGGGACATCCCCTGTCCCCAAACCCCTGCTATGGGGGTGTTCCGGGGGGGGGAACCATGGGATAAATCAGGCGCAGGTGCACCCTGGGGGGAGCCGCCCCCCCGGGGAGGGATATTCCCCCCGTTAGCCCACATCCCCATGTCACCGCCCTCCTGTCCCCATGGGCCCCCTGGcaagggcagggctgccccaaACAGGCATGGGGACGTGGGGCAGGGCTGCATCCCCCCCCCCGGAGAAGAGAGGGGACAAGGTTTGAGGCGGCCCCCACCCCACAGAGACCCCCCTCAGCATTGGGGTCCCAGGAGGGCGAGTGGGGAAGAGCAACAGCACGGGAACAGCGATGGGAAAACCGCGGGCGGTGGCCGCCGACCCCGCTCAATGCAGCCCCCCCCGGAGGAGGGTCCCTACCCagatctcctcctcccctctccccacgGCTGGGGGGCCACTCACCTAGGGCTGGGGCCACCTCATGCCTCCCgccgggggggggtggggacCCCCCGGCCTCCTCCTCCGCTCGCCGGGGCCGAGGCACGGCGCTGGGGGCTCGCATCCGAGAGCCCGCGAGCGGCCGCCGCTATCGGGCAGCCCAGGCGGCGGCCGAGCGGCCCCCGGCGCGCTGATAACGGGAGCTCGGCACCGGGCTGGGTGcgtgggtgggtgggtgggggggggggggggcacccgaCGCCGCtccccacctctgctgctggctcagtCCCTTTCGGAACAAGAGGAGAATTAGCCGGCATCATGACGAAGCACTATTGGCGCTCGCTCGCGCGCCCAACGCTTCCCCGGCacaaagagggaggaaaagcgCAGAGGAACCTGGCGTGCGCGGCCCCGCTCGCCGGCAGGAGCAAGCTGGGGGGGCCCCGGCACCCCCCTCCAGTGCAAAGCGGCACCTCCAGCCAAAAGGTTTCGCCCCCCCTGATCCCAGCGCTGAGCCCCCCGCGCCTCCCCACAGCGCGATGGGTGGTGCGTCAGGATCGCACCCGCGGATCCTGCCCCAACCTGGGGGGGCTCCGAGGGTGGCACCCCCTTTAATGGAGGAGAACCTCTTGGAAACACAGCCCCGGGGCCAAGGGCGCTCAGCAGAACCCTGgggggtgctcagcacctgccaAAAATCAAAGCCTGACCTCCGAGGTGCCTCCGAGAGGAGCCCAGCGCCGGGGCAGAGCCGCTCCCCTCCGCACCCCAATTCCCGGGGGGCACCATCCAGCCCCTCCTGGCCCTGGCGCTGAGCGCTGGGGCTGGCCCAGCGCCGCGGGGTGTGCCGGGGCAGGGCGGGGAGGCCGCGGCCTCCTCCTGTCCTCCAGCAGGGAAATTTTGGGGAGAGAACCCAGCCGCAGGGTGCCGCGGCTGTGCCGGCGGGGCTGCAGCGGTGCCGCGGCGCAGGAACCCGGCTGCTATTCCCGGCTGTGTGTGGGAGAGAGCTGCCTGGAGACGGGGCCTCCGCTGCTGGGTCCGCTCCCCGCAGGCACGCACGGCGCTGTttgctgcctcagtttccctcctGGCTCCCGGGAGGCCCGCTGGATGCGTGCACAGGGGGATGGATGCACACACGGGGGGGGATGCGCGCACCGGGCTGCATGCGGGGGGCTGCGCACAGGGGGATGCACGCAGGGGGAGCATGCATGCACCCTCAGTGCCAAGGCCAGCATAATCTGGAGGCCAAATCCTCACGGTTCCAACCCCAGGACGCCGACGTGCCCCGTCCTGGAGGTCCCCCTGGGGCCGTGCCCATCGCTAGCCGAGGCTGCGGCCGCCCCCCCGGTGCTAACCCAGTTTCTCAAGCATGAAGACGGCGCAGCggctgctcagcccctgcctccGGCACCCGCGCAGCAGCCTCGGCGCCTGATCTGGCTGCGGCTCCCGCAGCAGCACgcccagcacccatgggtgctggggaaggggggggcagCGGGTTGGAAATGCCCCTTTCCTGCACCCAGGCACCGCGCACCCACCGAAAGCCCCGCGCCGACACGCTCCGGAGAGCCCCCCACGGGGTCACCCCGCGGTGCCCTTCAACGCCGGCTCcgcagggggctgggagggggggggatgaagggggggcacgggggcaggaggagagcagggccCTACCTTCAAGGGAGCCCATGGCCCGCCGCAGGCAGGTTCGCCCGTCCGCCGGGAGCCATGCCTGCGCCGAGCATCCCCTCCCTGCGCCGCACGGCGCGTTGCTACAGCGACCGCCTCCCGCCGCAACCCGCCGGAGCCGAGCGATGGAGGAGGATGTGCAGGAGCCGCCTTCGGCCTCGCGGGAGCCGGGCTGGCGAGGAGGATGCTCCCCCCGTGCCCCTCCATGGGGTGGCCACACCACGTCCCCCagcccaagccctgctcccGTGGGTTGGGGTTGGAGaggggcacccctgggtgctcgGCGCACCGGGGATGCTGATGGGACCGAGGTGACAGCAGGGTGGGTGTGGGGTGTCCTGTGTCCCCCCCTTGCCAACGGGTCCCCCAAACCCCTCCGTCACCCCGTGGCCGAGCCCTGGGGAGAGCAAAGGCTTGGGAAAGGCAGGGCgcgtgggctgggggctggcgaGACATCCTCCAGTGCACTTTCTCCACctccgcccccccgccccgggtCTCACCtcaaaaaacaagaaagaaaacacagtgtgGGGTTTTTCTTCCCCGGCCATAATTAAAAAAGGACTCACCCTTCCGAGCCCTTTCTATCCCGGGAGGTCGAGAAGaaagagaggggaggaaggggaaaaaccctgaaagaaaggagaggaagggcttgggaaggagaggagaaggggagaaaagggggaCGGGGAAAAATTAAAAGCGGAGATTACACAAAGGGAACTCCTCTACCTTTGAAGCTTTGGCTAAAttggggagggggcggcgggggcaggGAGGGTACAGACAGATCGGCCCCTTTCTCAAAGCCCTCTCCTTTCAAGAAGGTCTCGAATTCCTGCGGAAACAAGGAGCCGCGGCTGTGGGGCCGAAGGAAAcgggaggggaagaaaaaaattaaaccgGCCGCTCGGCTAATTCCTGCCCGCCACACCTGGGCAGGCAGCGCCGGGCGCATTGTTCGGCCCTAATTGCTGGGTGttgcatttctctgctgctttaaaGCTTCATTTAACTCAAACTGTTATAATTTTCTCCCCGCACCCCCGCCCACCCCCGGTTCCAGGCCGTGCCCCCCTCCATGCGCCCGCATTACGCTGGCGGGGCTTTGTAGCGGCCGGGGGGGGAGACGTGGGTAAGGGATTACATCCTCCCCGCCGGCCGGCCGGGGCATTGTGAGAGGGAAAAGTAATTACGGGGAGGGGGGCACGGcacgggctgggggctgcggggggacaGACGGCCCCAGAATTGGGCACTGCGTCGAGGTGACGCTGTCCCAGCCGTCGGGATGCGGGGAATGGGGACATCGTGGTGCTCCGTGGGGACACACACGGGCTGTCCCCAAGCTTCGTGGTGTGCACCCCAGGTGGGTCAGGGCACGGAGAGCTGGGTGCCCCCGTGCCAACAGGAGCGAAGTGCCTGCCTGTGCCGGGGTCACGCTGGAAGGAAAACTCACCGAGGCCGGGTCCGTCTAGACGCTGCTTTTATTTGCCTCGGGGCTCCCTCCTTTACACAACTGAACTCCAAAGTCTAAGCGTTTAGGCCTAAAACCGACTCAAAGGAAACAGCAGAGCTCGTAAAACGCACAACcggtaacaacaacaaaaggaaccTAAAGGTGTTTGCTGCCTTCGGCCTCGCAGGCACCTACGCGCGTCCCTGTGCCGCCGGCACGCCCCGGTGCCACCGCGGTGGCCAGGAGAGGGGCACGGAGCTCCCCCTGCAATAAATAACACCGAGACCTCGTGGCCGCGGGGTACAAGTGCTGGCCCCCCGGGGTCTGCGTGGCCGGCACCCCTCCCAGAGCTGCTCGGGGCAGGCGGACGGACCGGCAAGCTGCAGGACCCCCGGTCACCACGGTCACCTCGCAGGGTGACAGCCGGGTCACAGCCCGGGGCTGCGGGTGGCCTCGGCATCCCACCGGCAGCAGGACGGGGTCGCCAGGGCCTTGGTGGCACGGGGAGAAGTCTCCAAAGGGGGGGCAGCCGTCCCCTGCCACCGAGGGTGATGGGCAGAGGCATAGGGTGGTGAATTTGGGGTGCCATGGGGTGCTGCGGGGGGACCCCAGCCAATGCATCCACAGCCCTCCGCCCCTATCCGTGCCGCCCAAGTATAAAAAATAGAGCATctttaaaccaaaaataaagagaatCGGGGAGAAAACAGTGCCGGGGTGCGAGGAGAAGGGGCAGAGCCCGCGCCGgaggccaggaggaggaggaggagggcggcgggggcgcTACGTGCGGGCGCGGGGGGCGCGGGTGCGCCGGGTGCGTCGCGTCGGGGAGGACGAGCCCACGAACTCGAACTGCTTCTGCCGCTCGGCGTTGTTGGGGAAGGGCAGCTGCCCCTGGTACAGGCGCTTGATGAAGTGGGCTTCCCGCTGGTTCTGGCGGCTGCGGGAGGCTTTGCGGGGCCGGCCCTTGCGGGTGAAAGCCATGTACCAGCCCTCGTAGCGGGCGTTCTGGAAGGCCGTGTAGTTGTTCTCCAGCACGATCTCCGTGAAGATGCAGTCTTTGCTCTTGCCGTTGGGCTGCGCGAGGGAAAAGAGGGGCCGTGAGCTCCGGGAGGGACGGGGATGGCTCGGGGGACAGcttggggacagcggggaccAGGGACACGCTGCCACCTCCCCGCCCGGACTCACTTTCCCCACGAGCTTGCCCCGCTTGCTCATGCAGATGTACTTCTCGCTCTCGGCTCCCTTGATGCGCACGCGGCTCCCGAAGGTGTCCGTCTCCACGATGAGCTTGGCTGCAAGGAGGGGGGCACCGGGCGATGTCCCACCGGGGCCGCAAACCACCGGCACCCAAACttccccctccccgtgcccgaGGTGACATCGAAAGCCCTTTTCCCATCCCCATTTCGCTCCCCCCATCCCTCGCCACCCCTCGTGCCCGAGCCCCCGGGACGGGGCACGGCCACGCTCACCGGAGGCTGCCCCCAGCCATGATGCTAAAGGGCTTTTGTTAAAACCCAGCAGAGGCAAACCGGGCGTTTGATGAAAGCCCCGCGGAGAGCAGCGGCCCCtttccaacccccccccccccccccccccccccatttcaTTGTCGGGGGTTTTCAATGGGTTTTTTCCAGGGCCAGACCGAGCCCAGCGCCCGGCGGGTCAATTATCCTCATCCTCATTGTCTCACCCCACGGTGGCTGCGAGGGCTGGGAGCCGACACCGAAACCCATGACCCCGGCAGGTCCCGCGCGTGAGCCGGGAGGGAAAAATTCAGGGAAAGCCCTGGGAAGGTGGCAGGGACCCGGCGGGGCTGCAACGGGGCTGGGGAGCCCCATAAAACACCCAGGGGATGGTgccggggctggagggggctcTGCCCGCTGCCCTCCACCCGTCAATATTTCAGGTGCTTTGCCCCAAGAGAGCAAAAGCCCAGAATATCAGGCTTACGGCCGCGTGATATCAGGAAGAAACACACAAATTTGGAAGTTTTGAGGTCAGAAACGGCCAATTCGGAGCCAGGCTCCCATaggaagggttttttttagGGTTATAAAACCAGCATCCAGCTGCGGTGTCCACCTCCCCGGCCGTTCCCTGATGTCCCACCAGGGCTTCTGTCCCAGGACCttgcccctcctgcccccccggGGGTGGCACTGGGCCCCTTACCGAATTTGTTGCCGTCCTCGGCGGTGGCGGAGATGCGCTTGCCGTTCACCTGCACGTGCTTGCCGCTGGTCCGGCTGTAGAGCTGGTACTCCCTGATCTGCCGCCGGCTCAGCTGGTCGCTCACGGCCCCCTGGTCCCTCACGTACTGGTTAAAATTAGGAGACGGTTGATTCTCCCCCTTTgtttacaaagggaaaaataaaatcaatttgtttTGGACAGCCCACGGCAGGGGGACGGAGAGGGGGCACCTGGTGGGAGCGCCGGGGTGCCCGGCGGAGCTGCGCTGCCGGCTCGGGACCCCCCCAATTTGGGGTCTCAGAGGTGTCTCCATCCAGGCTGGAGCCTTTTGGTGGTGCCGAGACCCCCGAGCAGGTGCTTCGGGAGCAGGAGAAAGTGGCaagaggggcagggagaggcagggacCTCGGCTGGCACCCGCACAAGGAGGACGCGGGGAGGATGCTCTGTGCACAGCCTGCCTCGGGGACGGGGTCAAGCCGCTGCTCCCGGCCGTGCCCCGAGCCCGAGGGGCACTCACCGGCCTCTGCTCCCCGGGGAGCACCCCCTGCACCCAGGAGGGCGCTGAGGACGGGCTGGGGGGGTCCCAAAGGCAAAGGTCCCAAAGGCAAAGCGCCCCAGCACCATCCGCCTGTCCCAGGAGCCGGGGACAGAGCTGTCCCCTCCGGTCTGCCCCACGCTGGGGGGGATGAAACATGGTGTGGACCCCAAACGGGGTCACGGTTTGTGCCTGTGGGGTGCCataacctcccccccccccccagtgagGGGTTATTGGATGTAAGGGGGTTCGGCCACACGTTTTGGGGTGCTGGCCCACCTCCGCGCCCCGGGGCCCTGCCCGCTCGTGGGACCCCCGCAGTGGGacgggtgggggggggggggctctgctgctccccccccAAGCTGGGCAGGGTCCCGGCTCCCCCCAACCTTTGTGTGCCCCTCGGGGTCTCATTTCCTGCCAGGATCCACTTTAAAGCCTTTGGGGCTGGCCGGGGAGGtggtgggctgggggggtgggggggcgcgGCCCCTCTCCATCAAAGGcgcttcccttcccctctcattttcaaagaaataaaagcatttaccttgggaaaagaaaaaaaaaataaaaggaaggaaaaaaggtcCCGAGCATGTATTAAGGCTGCCGGGGCTGGTTTTGTTCGGGCTCGGGAGAAGAGGGTGCTGATATGGAACAGTGCATTTTAATAGCCGCGGCCTTTCTGAAGCGCACAAAAAGAGAcgggaggggggaaagggggagaaggggaggggggcaccGAGCCTTGAACCCCCCCCACCGCCCCGTTAACCCCCTCAGCTGGCACCGAGGGCAGAGCCCGGCCCGGGGAGCTCAACCCTGAGCAAGAAATGTGCCCCCTGCAGCGGGGGGGCTCCCCCTGGCCTCGTCCTCAGGGAAGGGTTCGGGCACCCACGGGtgacccagccctgcaggcatcCTCCAGCATcgctgccctgccccggggctggcccCCGTCACCCACCCACGCGGGATGTCCCCAAAATGAGCAAAATTAATTAACAGCATCCCCTTTGCGGGGCCCCCACGGCGTAGCGAGGTGAGACCCGGCAGCAGGTAAAGGCAGCCGGGGGCGAGCCGGGGTCCGGCTGCCGCGGGGTCAGGGAAGCATCCCGCGCGTTAGCGACCTACCTGGGTCTGACAGGAGAACATCAGGAGCTGGAAACATCTGcgaggggagagaaagggagagaaacgGGGGGTCGGTGGGGGTCAGTTTGGGCCGGGAGCCGCGCCGGGGGATAAAACACCGACAGAGCCGGCTGGCGAGGGAGCGCGAGGACGCGCGGGGCGCTTACATGGAGAGGTTCTGCAGGCTGAGGGGCTGCATGGTGCTGGCCGAAACCCCCCGGCCGCGGGCATGAAACGAAGGCAGGGAGCCGGGCTGCCACCCTCACGGCCGCTACGGCCCCGCCGGGGGG
It encodes the following:
- the FGF17 gene encoding fibroblast growth factor 17, with the translated sequence RRCFQLLMFSCQTQYVRDQGAVSDQLSRRQIREYQLYSRTSGKHVQVNGKRISATAEDGNKFAKLIVETDTFGSRVRIKGAESEKYICMSKRGKLVGKPNGKSKDCIFTEIVLENNYTAFQNARYEGWYMAFTRKGRPRKASRSRQNQREAHFIKRLYQGQLPFPNNAERQKQFEFVGSSSPTRRTRRTRAPRART